Below is a genomic region from Candidatus Schekmanbacteria bacterium.
GTTCTTCGAAAATCCGGGATCACCATATCCATCACCATCTGTATCCATACATGTATCGCAAGCATCGCCAATCCCGTCATTGTCAGTGTCCTGTTGAACCGGATTATAGACATCACGACAATTATCTGTCGGGCAGGTATTTGCAGGGTATCCGGGATTCCCAAATCCATCACCGTCTGTATCGATGCAGGTGTCGCAAGTATCACCTATTCCGTCATGGTCAGTGTCTGCCTGATCAGGATTATAGATATTAGGACAATTATCAATAAAATCATAAATCCCATCATTATCACTATCAATAGCATCCAAACTATTGCTCAGCTTTGAAATAAAAACATCAAGCATTCCGTTATAAGATGTATCATAAACCTCGTCTATCACCGGGTAATCTGGCGAATCAGTATAGCCGGCAATATATACATTTCCCGTTAATGGCTCTATGGCAAAGGAAGTAGCTTCATCGTATCCGCTCCCCCCAAGAAATGTTGAATAAGACAGAGTAGCGAGGTCATTCGTAAACTTCGAAAAAAAAGCATCATAAGCACCATCTATAGACATATCATAAGCATCTGTGCTTGCAGGATAATCCGACGAACCTGTGTATCCTGTAATATATACATTCCCTGATGGGTCTGTCTTAATTGAATTGACACGTTCGTCGGAGCTGCCGCCTACAAAAGTTGAGGCGATAAGAGATGTTAAATTATTATTAAACTTAGACACAAACACATCATTGTTTCCATTAAAAGAGCTATCATAAGCTTCTGCGGTTATCGGATAGTCAGATAACTTTGTATTGCCAGTTACAAAAACATTCCCGGCAGAATCAACTGTTATGGAACTGCCGTAATTATTATATCCATCAATATATGCAATAAATATTGAAGGCCCAAGGTGGCCAAGCGAAGCATCCAGCATTGAAACGAAAACATTACTACCATATGCTGTATCACCACTTGGAGTAATGTAATAATCGCCATAAGTTGCAGGATAATCGCGATTATAAGGTGATGGCATATTATGATAAGGAAACGAACTCGTCCTTCCTGTTATAAAAACACTTCCTGATGGATCTATTGCTATATCACTGCAAGTTTCTCCACCACTTCCACCTACGAATGTTGAATGGAGCAGTGAGCTTAGATCATTATTCAACATTGAGACAAAAACTTCATCGATAGAATGAGGAATTCCCGCTTCATAATAGGGGGAAGTAGTATATCCTCCTGTTCTTACTGGAAAACCTAACGACAGTGTCTCTCCAGCTATATAAATATTCCCCGATTGATCTATGGCTATTGCATTGCCATAATCAAAACTATTTCCGCCAAGGTAAGTCGATGCAAGAAGATTACTCAAACTATTATCAAGCTTTGAAACAAAAACATCACTAGAAGAACCTTCAAATATAGATGTGTTAAATGCTGTGTCAAATGCTCCTGATGTTACAGGATAATCAGTGGAGTATGTATAGCCTGCAATAAAAATATTCCCAGATGAATCTATGGCCAAGTCTTTAACTTCATCAATAGAAGACCCTCCTATATAGGTCGAGGATAAAAGAGTACTTAAATTATTATCAAACTTTGAAACAAACACATCACCAGTGTTGTTATAATAAGAGGAATGATAAGAGCCTAAAGTAGCCGGAAATTCATAATAGCCCGATGAATATGTTACACCTGCAATAAAAAGGTCTCCTGAATTGCCTAATGCTACAGCATGACAATAATCATTGCCATCACCTCCAATAAACGTCGACGACAGCAATGGGTCTATAATCAGCGGATAGTTCCTGTTGTAAGAAGCAACCTGAAAACCATAGGAGAGAGACGAGCCAATCAAGTATTCAGCCTTTACCTCAACCCTCTGTCCATCAATCTCCTGATAAGCATATGGTTTGGTAAATTTCACTGTGCCAAGTTCTGTCTCTACTTCAAGTTCTCCGTTTTCATTTACAGAAATATCTTCTGCGCCGTCGAACTTGAGTTTTATGTCTTCAACATCTCCGCATTCATTTACATAGAAAAGTTTTTCAACATTGCTACCATAGGCTTTGAGTTTCAGTTCCACTCCTTCATAGACTTCGCCAAGATTTACGCTGTCCCATGTGGAGATGTTTGACTTCCAGTTATCTTTACTGCCGGTAAAATAATTTACCTTTGTTGCTGATTTGCTTTCACCTTTTATAGTTGATGGTATTGCACCAATAAGAGTTTCACAAATGCGGGTAGAGGCTTCTCCCTTTACCAAACCATAAAATAGTTCTCCCTTCTCCGTAACAAACACATTGCCGGCAAATGTATTAGCATAAAATTTTACATTTTTATCCTGAAGCTGTCCCCGGTTCTCTATGAATGGCATCTGAAGCTTTGCTGCCTTTGACATTATGCGGTTGCTGTCAGCAACAGATGTATTGCTTGAATGAATAACAGCAGGGATTAATAATAGAGAAATAAAAATTGAAACAAATGCAATACGTTTTACATGCCGCATTTAATACCTCCCTATTTAAGAACCATTTAAGTAATGTTATAGCTATAGACACATAAAAATACTTAAAACACACATAAGAATATAAGCAAGTGTTATGCCAGTCAAAAAAATAATTTATATATCATTGTTTTATTGTATTATTTTAAAATGCAGAAAACTCAGGGAAATTTTAAAAAGCAAGAAATGTGTCATGAATAGCAGACACTTTTATATTACAAGTTATAATATATTGATTATTAAGGTTAAAAAGTGTCTAATAATCCGACAGGGATATATCACACTTATTTATTGGGATATTTTAAGCTTTAAGGCAGGATCTCCAAGGATAACCATGTCTTTAAAATAGTCTTCCGACACACCTTGGTTCGTATAGGCATTTATCAGTGAATTAGTCACAGATTCGCCAAGACTTGTGCTGCTATTTTCGCTGTTAAAAATTGTTGAAAAGAGCTCCTTTCCGATCTCCTCATATTCATTTGTATATCCAAGACCGGTAGGTCCCCAGAATGCCACTGCTCCGGAATTTTCAGCCTTCAAAAAGACCTCCCCAAGGCTCTTTTCATCAGCAGCAGATGCATAGTAACCGGTCAGGCAATTAAGATTTGCGATGAAAGGATATTTCCCCTGGTTTGAAAGAAGGGAAATGTCACTAACAGTAAAAAGCTCTTCTACCGCCCATTCAGTTACAGAGCCATGTCCGGCATAAACAGCAACAAGAGCACCGCTGTCTATTGCTGCTACAAATTCGTCTTTGGCATCAGAAGCATTCGCGAAACTAGTGAGATAAATCTTTTGCATTGAATAGGTGACAGGGACTTCCGATTCAAGTGCATCGCACAAAGCCTCGAAATCTCCGCCATCATCAGGATCATCTGCCACAAGGGCAATATTATTAAGCCATGCCTCATCTAACGACAAATCCGCATACTCTATAGTCTTGCTTACGACAGATTCAGCTTCCCCGGCAGAACTTGCAGATATCCTTCCAATATAAAGGTCAGGAATGCTGTCATCTCCGTCAACGCAGGCATACCATGAGTCGCTCGGCGTAGGACCAAAAGATGAAGTGTCAACTAATTTTGTAGGGATGAAATCTTTGGTATTTGTTTTAAGATAGTTTTTGTAGTCGAAATTTGCATCGCCAATGAGAAGCACATAAGAAGGTTTAGGTGCCTGCCAGCTATTGTAAGCATATTCTATAAAATCCCTGATTGCCTGCGGATCATAAAAACCATAACCGAACTCATTATAAACATCATTAATCTTAGCAACTTTTACTCTCATCCCTTCTGATGCATGAAACTGGGAAAGTGTGTTTGCCTGTTCTGTAAAATCATCGTGAGTAATAATTATATAGTCAGCCCCGTTTGATGTGTCTTTAAGACCGGATTTTTCAGTTATAAGTTC
It encodes:
- a CDS encoding SBBP repeat-containing protein, producing the protein MRHVKRIAFVSIFISLLLIPAVIHSSNTSVADSNRIMSKAAKLQMPFIENRGQLQDKNVKFYANTFAGNVFVTEKGELFYGLVKGEASTRICETLIGAIPSTIKGESKSATKVNYFTGSKDNWKSNISTWDSVNLGEVYEGVELKLKAYGSNVEKLFYVNECGDVEDIKLKFDGAEDISVNENGELEVETELGTVKFTKPYAYQEIDGQRVEVKAEYLIGSSLSYGFQVASYNRNYPLIIDPLLSSTFIGGDGNDYCHAVALGNSGDLFIAGVTYSSGYYEFPATLGSYHSSYYNNTGDVFVSKFDNNLSTLLSSTYIGGSSIDEVKDLAIDSSGNIFIAGYTYSTDYPVTSGAFDTAFNTSIFEGSSSDVFVSKLDNSLSNLLASTYLGGNSFDYGNAIAIDQSGNIYIAGETLSLGFPVRTGGYTTSPYYEAGIPHSIDEVFVSMLNNDLSSLLHSTFVGGSGGETCSDIAIDPSGSVFITGRTSSFPYHNMPSPYNRDYPATYGDYYITPSGDTAYGSNVFVSMLDASLGHLGPSIFIAYIDGYNNYGSSITVDSAGNVFVTGNTKLSDYPITAEAYDSSFNGNNDVFVSKFNNNLTSLIASTFVGGSSDERVNSIKTDPSGNVYITGYTGSSDYPASTDAYDMSIDGAYDAFFSKFTNDLATLSYSTFLGGSGYDEATSFAIEPLTGNVYIAGYTDSPDYPVIDEVYDTSYNGMLDVFISKLSNSLDAIDSDNDGIYDFIDNCPNIYNPDQADTDHDGIGDTCDTCIDTDGDGFGNPGYPANTCPTDNCRDVYNPVQQDTDNDGIGDACDTCMDTDGDGYGDPGFSKNTCQIDNCPDISNPDQADVNNDGIGDACSPTDLIVSSLSATLACSGITINDTTKNNGSGDADASTTSFYLSVNSKLDAGDTLIGNRAVPLIKVGQVNTGSTIITLPEGTTPGSYYIIAKADGLNGIAETNENNNIKAIFKSFKPDLSITSL